A region of the Dethiosulfovibrio russensis genome:
TGGTGGTCATAGCTGCCCTTCTGGCCAGCACCACTATAGCGAAGGAGTGGGAGACAGGCACCATGGAACAGCTCATAAGCACCCCGATCAGGAAGGGAGAGCTACTTACCGCCAAGATAGCCCCCTATTTGGTAATAGGACTGGGAGACATAGCCCTGTCGGTCGCGGCGGGACGTTGGCTGTTCGGGGTACCTCTAAGGGGCAACCCGGCCCTGCTCTTCGCCGCCGGTACGGTTTTCCTTCTGGGGTCGCTCCTATTCGGACTGCAGCAGAGCGCCAGACTGAGGTCCCAGCTTCTGGCAAGCCAGGTGGCCGTCATGGCAAGCTACGTGCCGACACTGCTCATGAGCGGTTACGTATTCTCCATAGCTGATATGCCCATGCCGCTTAGGTGGTTGACCTACGTAATCCCGGGAAGGTATTTCATATCCATACTTCGGGGAATATACCTGAAAGGAGTGGGCCTTTCCGTGTTGTGGCTGGACCTGGCCTTTCTGGCCCTGTACGGCGCTCTGATGGCCGTTTTGACGGCTAAGGCCATGAGGATGAAGGTGGATTGACATGTGGAAGAGACTCGAAAGGATGCTCGTCAAGGAAGGGCTCCAGATAGTACGGGATAAAAGGATGAGGCTTCTTGTGTTCGCCATGCCGGTGATGATGATGCTGGTAATGTCATTCGCCATGACAACCGACCTCCGTCAGGCCAAGCTCGTGGTGTTGGACCTGGACAGGACGCCGTCCTCACGGAAGGCTATCAGAAGCTTCGTGGCGGGACGTCATTTCTCTCTG
Encoded here:
- a CDS encoding ABC transporter permease; translated protein: MNLQRLSALIKKEFIHLVRDPRSLALAVAMPVILILLFGYALKMDLKDVPTVVWDDDGSPQSRELISLFDGSPYFDVVLNGKTLKDLEKAIDRGDALVGLAIPADFSEAILSGRAPRFQAVVDGSDATTARMASGYLSALAMAFSPKVAPSFRTPISLVSRSWFNEAMESTWTLVPGVIAIVMVVIAALLASTTIAKEWETGTMEQLISTPIRKGELLTAKIAPYLVIGLGDIALSVAAGRWLFGVPLRGNPALLFAAGTVFLLGSLLFGLQQSARLRSQLLASQVAVMASYVPTLLMSGYVFSIADMPMPLRWLTYVIPGRYFISILRGIYLKGVGLSVLWLDLAFLALYGALMAVLTAKAMRMKVD